Proteins from a single region of Sebastes umbrosus isolate fSebUmb1 chromosome 8, fSebUmb1.pri, whole genome shotgun sequence:
- the LOC119493439 gene encoding long-chain-fatty-acid--CoA ligase ACSBG2-like translates to MSVHEGLVNSNGVAVMAESISTQKTHSTLILNGGATPAELHVTSELEEATEGLSLEEPKAVPLLANLPPARLAPADQLWCTSRDKAVKLRMEGSGPASETPRTVHQLFQDTVETFGDFPALASKAGGRWVTLTWRQYYDQCRAAAKSFLKLGLERFHGVGILGFNSPEWFISDVGCIFAGGLATGIYTTNSPEACRYVAESCEANIMVVENQKQLDKILQVKDQLPHLKAIVQYKGELKQKAPFLYTWAEFMKQGEDVPDEQLDAVIDSLRVNECCTLIFTSGTTGNPKGVMLSHDNLTWTVHMASSMLSFKPAEEVVVSYLPLSHVAAQLVDIWLGVHFAMTTYFAEPDALKGSLVNTLKEARPTCFLGVPRVWEKMQEKMRATVAKVSPMKRAIGDWAKSIGLQYNYSVMSGENRVPWGFMLANNLVLKKVRDALGLDRCRFCFTGAAPITKETLEYFMSLNIPLLELYGMSESSGPHALSSDTEYRMTSCGKVMPGCKTKLENPDEDGSGEICFWGRHVFMGYLDMPEKTIEALDDDGWLHSGDLGRHDQNDFLYITGRIKELIITAGGENIPPVPIEDSVKAEVPIISNAMLLGDKLKFLSMMLTLKCVVDDNGEPTDELTPEALSFCQQHGVTATKVSEIIANKEPAIYKAIQEGVERANAIATSNAQKIQKWVLLERDFSVEGGELGPTMKLRRPIVVKKYQETINELYAVAAERP, encoded by the exons AAGAGCCCAAGGCAGTTCCCTTGTTGGCGAATTTGCCTCCTGCACGTCTGGCCCCAGCTGACCAGCTATGGTGCACCAGCAGAGACAAGGCGGTCAAGCTGAGGATGGAGGGCTCGGGTCCGGCCTCGGAGACTCCCCGGACCGTCCATCAGCTGTTCCAGGACACAGTGGAGACGTTCGGGGATTTTCCAGCCTTGGCTTCCAAAGCAGGGGGCCGGTGGGTGACCCTGACGTGGAGGCAGTACTATGATCAGTGCCGGGCCGCAGCTAAGAGTTTCCTCAAG TTGGGGCTGGAGCGTTTCCATGGCGTGGGGATCCTGGGATTCAACTCGCCCGAATGGTTCATCTCAGACGTCGGCTGCATCTTTGCCGG GGGTCTGGCAACTGGAATTTACACCACCAACTCGCCCGAAGCTTGTCGCTATGTGGCTGAGAGCTGTGAGGCCAACATCATGGTTGTGGAAAACCAGAAACAGCTCGACAAAATCCTGCAG GTTAAAGATCAACTACCTCACCTGAAAGCTATTGTCCAGTATAAAGGCGAGCTGAAGCAGAAAGCACCATTCCTGTATACA TGGGCAGAGTTCATGAAGCAGGGAGAGGACGTACCTGACGAGCAGCTGGATGCTGTGATTGACAGTCTTCGGGTCAACGAGTGCTGTACTCTCATCTTCACATCTGGAACTACTGGCAACCCTAAAGGAGTCATGTTGAGCCATGACAAT CTGACATGGACAGTCCACATGGCATCTTCcatgctcagttttaaaccCGCTGAGGAGGTCGTGGTCAGTTACCTGCCGCTCAGCCACGTGGCAGCCCAGCTCGTTGACATTTGGTTGGGTGTTCATTTTGCCATGACCACCTACTTTGCAGAGCCAGACGCCCTCAAG GGCTCCTTAGTAAACACACTGAAAGAAGCTCGTCCAACTTGTTTCCTGGGGGTTCCTCGTGTGTGGGAGAAGATGCAGGAGAAGatgagagctacggtggccaagGTATCCCCAATGAAGAGGGCAATCGGCGACTGGGCCAAGTCCATCGGCCTGCAGTACAACTACAGTGTCATGAGCGG GGAGAATCGGGTGCCGTGGGGCTTCATGCTGGCTAATAATCTGGTCTTGAAGAAGGTCCGTGATGCGCTGGGCTTAGACCGCTGCAGGTTCTGCTTCACGGGCGCCGCCCCCATCACCAAAGAGACTCTGGAGTACTTCATGAGCCTGAACATCCCTTTGTTGGAGCTATACGGCATGAGTGAAAGCTCCGGCCCGCACGCCCTCTCCAGTGACACTGAATACCGCATGACAAG CTGTGGAAAAGTGATGCCGGGCTGCAAGACGAAGCTGGAGAACCCAGATGAGGACGGGAGTGGAGAGATCTGTTTCTGGGGTCGGCACGTCTTCATGGGCTACCTGGACATGCCGGAAAAAACAATAGAGGCTCTCGACGACGACGGCTGGCTGCACTCTGGAGATCTGGGACGACACGACCAGAATGACTTCCTGTACATCACAGGAAGGATCAAAG AACTGATCATCACCGCCGGTGGAGAGAACATCCCTCCCGTGCCCATCGAGGACTCAGTGAAGGCCGAGGTGCCCATCATCAGCAACGCCATGCTGCTCGGAGACAAGCTGAAGTTCCTCTCCATGATGCTCACGCTCAAA TGCGTCGTGGACGACAACGGCGAGCCCACGGACGAGCTGACCCCCGAGGCTTTGAGTTTCTGCCAGCAGCATGGCGTCACGGCGACCAAGGTGTCAGAGATAATAGCCAATAAGGAGCCAGCTATCTACAAAGCCATTCAGGAAGGCGTAGAGCGCGCCAACGCCATAGCCACCTCCAACGCCCAGAAGATCCAGAAGTGGGTGTTACTGGAGCGAGACTTCTCCGTCGAAGGAGGAGAACTGG GACCCACCATGAAACTGAGGAGGCCCATTGTTGTGAAGAAGTACCAGGAGACGATAAACGAATTGTATGCAGTGGCCGCGGAAAGACCGTAG